The nucleotide sequence CCTCCTCCTGGAGCCGCCCCGGCACGAAGTGGGCCGTGAACCAGCCGAAGATGTCGCCCACCCCGGACTGCCCGGCCTCGTAGCCGTAGAACCCGTCGATGATCCCGCCGTCCACCACGCCGCACATCCCGGGGACCTCGCGCAGGGTGTCGGAGCTCATGACGTGGCAGGTGGAGGTGCCCATGATCGCCACCATCTGACCCGGCGCGGTGGCCCGGGCGGCGGGGGCGCTCACGTGCGCGTCGACGTTGCCCACCGCCACGGCGATGCCGGCGGGCAGGCCCGTCCACTCCGCGGCCTGGGCGCTGAGCGTTCCCGCGGCGGTGCCGAGGGCCCCGATCGGGTGGTCGACCTTGTCCTGCGCGAAGTCGGCGAACCCGGGGTTCAGGGCGCCGAGGAACTCGCGGTCGGGGTACTCGCCGTCCTGCAGGATGCCCTTGTACCCGGCGGAGCACGCGTTGCGCACGTAGCTGCCCGTCAGCTGCCACACGATCCAGTCGGCGGCCTCCACCCAGTGGTCCATGAGGTGGTACAGCTCCGGGTCCTCCTCGAGCAGCTGCAGGCCCTTGGCGAACTCCCACTCGCTCGAGATGAGACCGCCGTAGCGGGCCAGCCAGCGCTCTCCGCGCCGGGCCGCGAGATCGTTGATGCGGTCCGCCTGGCCCTGCGCGGCGTGGTGGCGCCACAGCTTCACGTAGGCGTGCGGGCGGCCCGCCAGGCCGGGCAGCTCGTTGAGGGGCGTGCCGTCGGCCCGGACGGGGACCATGGTGCACGCGGTGAAGTCGGTGCCCACGCCCACCACGGCGCTCGGGTCCACGCCGGCGGCGCGGACGGCGGCGGGCACCGCGTGCCGCAGGACGTCCACGTAGTCGGCGGGGACCTGCAGCGCCCACTCGGGCGGCAGGGCCTCCCCCGTGGCGGCGAGCACGGTGTCCATCACGCCGTGCTCGTACTCGTGCACCGCGGAGCCCATCTCGGCGCCGTCGTGCACCCGCACGACGACGGCCCGCCCCGACAGGGTGCCGTAGTCGACGCCGATGACGTACGTGGGATCTGGGCTGGGCTGGCTCACGGAGGACCTCGTTGTCGTTCGAGCCGCACGTTCCGAAAGGGGCGGCCGCCGGCCGGCCCACCTCGGAATGTGAACGGTCACATCTGATGTTCGGGCCAACGTACCGCAGCGTGGAAGCACGTGTCCCACATCACTTGATAACAGTTTGGTAACGGCGTGGCCGGGGGTCCATCAGCCCTGGTCGGCGGCGGGCGCGGCCGTGGACTCGCGGACCACGAGCACGGGCTCCACGTCCCCCGGCCGGACCGGCTGCTCCCCCCGCAGCTCCGCGAGCAGCACGGCCATGCAGCGCCGGCCCAGCTCGGGGAAGTCCTGGCGCACCGTGGTCAGCGGCGGCAGGAAGTGCGCGGCCTCCGGGACGTCGTCGAAGCCCACCACGCTGACGTCCCCGGGCACGCCCAGCCCGGCCTCGGCGAACGCGTGCACGAGACCGAGCGCGATGTGGTCGTTGCCGCAGAAGACCGCGCTGAGCCCCCGGCGCCCGCGCAGTCCGAGCCCTGCGCGGTAGCCGGAGTCCGCGGTCCACGCCCCGGCGGGGACCACCACGGGCTCGAACCCCCAGGCGGTCATCTCCTCGCGGTAGCCCTGGCGGCGGGCGTCCGTCTCGACCCATCCCTCGGGGCCGGGGACGTGGACCACGCGGTGGTGCCCCAGCTCCAGCAGGTGGCGGGTGGCCAGCCGGGCCCCGGCCAGCTGGTCGACCGACATCCGGTGGTCCTCGCTGTGCAGGGAGTGCACGGTGACGAACGGGATCCGGATGGACAACTGCTCGATCACCTCCAGTGTGCGCGACTGCGGCGCGAGGATCACCAGCCCCTCCACCGCGTGGCCGACCATCCGGTCCAGGGCCGACTCGATGGAGGCGCGGTCCGCGTGGTCGATGTGGGCGGTGTCCACGACGTAGCCGGCCTCGTCGGCCGCCGTCTCGACCGCCCGGAGGCTGGCCGACGGGCCGTACTCGGCGCCCGAGGAGACGAGGGCGCCGATGGTCCTCGACTCGCTCGTGACCAGGGCGCGGGCGGCCCGGTTGGGCCGGAACCGCAGCTCCTCCATGGCCTGCAGCACCCGCTGCCGGGTCGAGTCGCGCAGCGCGGGGTGCCCGTTGATCACCCGGGAGACCGTCTGGTGGGAGACCCCGGCCGCGCGGGCCACGTCCCGGATGTTGGGGGCGCGCGGAGGCCGTGCGGAGTTCGCACCACCCTCAACGGTCATGGCCAGAACGGTACTGCACGGCACCGGACGGACCCAGTGGAGGGGTCCCCGGGAGGGACCTCCACCCCTCCGGTGCTTGCGCGGCGGACACGTCGCACCGCATGGTGGTCCCCGGCGCCCCCGGAACCCGGGCCGCCGTCCCCCGGGCCCCCGGGAGACCCTCCACCGATCGCGGAACGGGATTCTACGCATGGAGCAACGCACACTCGGCAGGACCGGACGGAAGGTCTCCACCGTGGGCCTGGGCACGTGGCAGCTGGGCGCGGACTGGGGGGACGTCGACCCCGCCGAGGCCACCGCCGTCCTGGAGGCCGCCGTGGAGTCGGGGGTCACGTTCTTCGACACCGCCGACGTCTACGGCGACGGCCGCAGCGAGCAGACCATCGGCGCGTTCCTGCGCGAGCGCCCCGACCTGGACATCACCGTGGCCACGAAGATGGGCCGCCGCGCGGACCAGGTCCCGGAGAACTACACCCTCGCGAACTTCCGGCAGTGGGTGGACCGCTCGCGCCGGAACCTGGGCACCGACACCCTCGACCTGGTCCAGCTGCACTGCCCGCCCACGCCGGTATACAGCGACCAGGAGGTCTACGACGCCCTGGACACCCTGGTCCAGGAGGGCGCGATCCGCCACTACGGCGTCAGCGTGGAGCGCACCGACGAGGCGCTCGCGGCCATCGCCCGCGGGAGCACCGCCACCGTCCAGATCATCCTCAACGCCTTCCGGCTCAAGCCGCTGGACGCCGTGCTGCCGGCGGCGAAGGAGGCCGGGGTGGGGATCATCGCCCGGGTGCCGCTGGCCTCGGGGCTGCTGTCCGGGAAGTACACGGCGGACACCCGGTTCGCGGCCGACGACCACCGCAACTACAACCGCGGCGGCGAGGCCTTCGACGTCGGCGAGACGTTCTCCGGAGTGGACTTCCAGCGCGGCCTCGAGGCCGTCCGCGAGTTCGCCGGGCTGCTCCCGGACGGGGTGACCACGGCGCAGGCCGCGATCGCGTGGATCATCGCCCAGGACGGCGTCAGCACCGTGATCCCCGGGGCGCGCAGCGTGGAGCAGGTCCGCGGCAACGCCTCGGCGGCGGACACCGGGGACCTGGGCCGGGAGATCGACGCCGGGGTCCGCAGGATCTACGACGCGTACTTCCGGGCGGACATCCACCCCCGCTGGTGAGCCCCTCCGGCACCTCCCCGGAAGAGCCCGGGGAGGTGCCGGACGACGCCGGGGCAGTGCCGAGCCGGCGCCGTCCCGGCGTCGTTCCGGGCGACGACCGGGGCAGCCGCCGCGACCGGGAAATGCGGTGCGGCTAGGAGATCTGCAGCCCCCCGTTGATGTCGTATGTCGCCGCGGTGATGAATCCGGCGTCCTGTCCCACGAGGAACGCGAGCAGGGCCGCCATGTCCCGCACGGTGCCCACACGCCCCACCAGGATGTCCTTGGACATGTCCGCCTTGCGCTCGTCGCTCAGCGTGCCGCCCATGATGTCGGTGTCCACGGGACCGGGGGCGATGCAGTTCACGGTGATCCCGTGCTCGCCCATCTCGCGCGCCACGGCCCGGGTGAAGCCGATGATCGCGGCCTTGGACGCGCTGTAGGCCACCTTGGAGTAGGTCCCGCCGCCGCGCTGGGCGGAGATCGAGGAGACGCTGACCACGCGGCCGAGCTTGCGCTCGATCATCCCGGCCAGCACGCGCTGGGTCATCATGAACGTGCCGGTCATGTTGATGGCGAAGACCCGGTCCCACGCCTCCCGGGTCTCCTGCATGAACTCCGTGGGCGAGCTGATGCCCGCGAGGTTGACGAGGGCCACGATCGGCGGGAGCTCCGCCTCGACCCGTGCGACGGACTCGTCCACGGAGGCCTGGTCGGACACGTCCGTGCGCAGCCCGAGGGCCTGCACCCCGTGCCGTCCGGCGATGTCCTGGGCGGCCTCCGCGGCGGCCTCGCCGTCGATGTCGAGGACGGCGACGTTCCAGCCCTGGCTCGCGAGCAGGTCGGCGGTGGCGCGGCCGATGCCGCGCGGGGAGGCGGCGCCGGTGAGCACGGCGGTGCGCTCGGCGGGGAAGGCGATGGTCTCGGTCATGTCAGTCGTCTCCTGTGCTGTGGGGAAAGGGTCCGGTTGCCGGGTCGGGACCGCCGGGTGCGGTCCCGCCGCCGATGTAGTGCTCATAGTCGGCGTAGGTCTGGTCGATGTGGGCCTCCATGGCCTTGCGCGCCGTCTCGGGGTCGCGGGTGCCGATGGCCTCCAGGACGAGCCGGTGGTGCTCGATGGCGTGCCGCTGCACCTCGGGGAAGGCGGAGGTCGCCCGCCGCTCGGCGTAGAGCAGCTGGGAGAGCTGGGCCAGCAGGACGGACACGAACGGATTGCCCGAGGCCCGGAGCACCACGTCGTGGAAGGCCATGTCGGCGCGGGTGACCTCGTCCAGGTCCTGCGCCTCGTGCGCGCGCTGGAGGTCCCGGACCGCGGTCTCCATCGCGGCGAGGTCCTCCGGGGTGACGTGCACGGCGGCCAGCTCCGCGGAGCCGGTCTCCACCATGCGCCGCACCTCCAGCAGCCGCAGCGCCACCTGGTGGGAGGTCGCCCCCCGGGAGGCGGCCTTCAGGATCGCCTCGAGGCCGGTCCACGCGTCGGGGGGGTTGACGTAGGTCCCGAGGCCGCGCCGCACGTAGACGATGTTCTGCGCCTGGAGCGCCTTGAGGGCCTCGCGCACGGTGAGCCGGCTGACGTCGGACTCCCGGGCGATCTCCGCCTCGGGGGGCAGAGCCTCGTGCGCGCCCACCTCGCCCTCGAGGATGCGCTCGAGCAGGTCCTCGGCGACGGCCTCGACCAGCGACTTCCTAGCCATCGGCTCGCCGCCGCGCCGCGGCCCTCACGGGGGGAGCGGTGCGCACGTCGGGATCGGGGTTCACGGCGCGTACCTGCCTCTTGTCAGACGTCATATGTGTGACTAGCCTCACATGGAGCGCCGCTCTCGTCAATTCCCGCGCCCGGGCAGCAGCCCGGCCGTCCCACGTCCCCGAGGAGCCGATCACCGTGGATCTGCAACTACTCCTGGCACTCGTGCTGGGCATCGCCACCATCATCGTCCTGGTGCTGCGCACGCGCCTGGACGCGTTCGTGGCGCTGCTCATCGCCGCCCTCGTCACCGGTCTGGTCGCGGGCCAGCCGGTGCTCGACATCGTCTCGGCCATCACCACCGGCTTCGGCAACACCCTGGCCTCGATCGGCATCGTGATCGGCCTCGGCGTGGGCATCGGCAAGATCCTCGAGGTGTCGGGGGCCGCCAACGCGCTCGCCCTCGCCTTCCTCCGCGTCTTCGGCCACGGCCGCGAGCCATGGGCGATGGGCAGCGTGGGCGCCCTGGTCTCGATCCCCGTGTTCTGCGACTCCGGCTACGTGATCATGAACCCGCTCGCCCGGTCCATCGCCCGGGTGAAGCGCGCCGGCTACGTGACCCTCGCCCTGGCGCTGGGCTGCGGCATGACGCTCACCCACCACCTCGTGCCGCCCACCCCGGGCCCCCTGGCCGTGGCCGGCATCCTCGGCGCGGACATCGGAGCGATCATCCTCGTCGGCCTGGCCTTCACCGTGCTCCTGCTGCCCGTCGTGGTCTTCTACGCCAAGTGGATCGGCCCCCAGCTCGAGCCCAAGATCGAGGAGCACGTGCGCGAGGCCGTCTACGGCACCGTTGCCACGGCCGGCGTCGGGGGCAGCTCCCGTGTCGGGAGCACGGACCTGGAGGACGGCCCCCGGGACGGTCTCGACGACGAGGCGGCTCAGGCGCCCGCCGCGGAGCCGTCCCACGACCTCGGCGAGCCGCCGGCCGGCGCCGAGCCGCACCGGATCGGCGCGTTCGTCGGATCCCTGCCGCTGGTCATCCCGCTGCTGCTGATCATCCTCAACACGGTCACCGGCGCGATCGACCAGAACGCCCAGGGGGTCGTGGGCGGCGACGGGTACGAGCCCTCCGCCTGGGCGGTCCCGTTCGCCTTCATCGGCAACCCGGTGGTCGCGCTGATCATCGGCATGGTCCTGGCCCTCTACGTGCTCCTGCCCCGGTGGACGCCCCGGAACAAGGCGCACGGCTGGTTCGCCGAGGCCGCGGCCTCGGCCGGTCTGATCCTGCTCATCACGGGCGCCGGCGGCGCGCTGGGCCAGGTGCTCCGCAGCTCCGGCGTGGGCGACGCCCTGGCCGAGGCCATCGCCTCCACCCCGCTGCCCGCGTTCCTCGTGCCGTTCCTCATCGCCACCCTCGTGCGCATCGCCCAGGGCTCCGGCACGGTGGCCATGATCACCGCGGCCTCCGTCTCGGCGCCGCTGGTGACCACCCTGGGCATCGACCCCGTCGTCGCCGCCGTGGCCTGCACGGCGGGCTCCATGGTGTTCAGCTACTTCAACGACTCCTACTTCTGGGTGGTCACCCGCTTCACCGGGCTGGAGGGCACGGACGCGCTGAAGGGCTGGTCCGGGATCACCACCGCCGTCTGGGCCGGGTCCATCCCGCTGCTGTTCGTCCTCAACCTCATCCTGGGCTGACCGCGGCAGGACGACGACAGGTCTCCGGCACAGGACCGGACAGCACCGGTCGGGACGGGGCGGCGTGCCGGGGCACGCCGCCCCGTCTACGCTGTCCGGAGATCCTCCCTCCCGCGTCCTGAAAGGGTGTGCCGTGCTCACCAACGCGTCATCGGCCACGGGCCGGCGAGCCCGCCTCGGCTTCGGCTTCCTCGGCGTGGTGCTGATCGCGGTCAACCTGCGGGTCGGCTTCGTGACCGTGGGGCCGCTGCTCGAGGAGATCAGCCGCGACCTCGGCATCTCGGCGGGCCAGGCCGGGCTGCTGACCGGGCTGCCGCTGGCCATGTTCGCCCTGTTCTCCCCCGTGGCCCCGGCGGTGGCCGCCCGGACCGGCCTGGACCGGGCCCTGTGGCTGTCGCTGCTGCTGCTCGCGGCCGGGATCGCCGGCCGTTCCGCCCCGGTGGAGGGCGCCGTGTGGGTGGGCACGGCGGTGATCGGCATCGGCATCGCGTTCCTCAACGTGCTGCTGCCCTCGTTGGTGAAGCGGGAGTTCCCGCTGCGCGTGAGCCAGGTGACCGGCGTGTACACGTCGATCCAGGGCGCGGTGGCCGCGGCCGGCTCGGCGCTGGTGGTCCCGATCGCCCACTCCGGGCCGGCGGGCTGGCGCCTGGCCCTGGCGGTGTGGGCGGTGCCGGCCGTCGTGGCGCTGGTGGTGCTCTCGCCCGGGCTGCGGACCGGGAGCTCCGGCCCGGCGGTCCCCGCGGCGGAACTGGGCCCCTACCGGTCCCCGTGGCGGTCGGCGCTGGGCTGGCAGGTCACCCTGTTCATGGGCCTGCAGTCGGTGGCGTTCTACGTGCTCATGGCGTGGCTGCCGAGCATCGAGCGCAGCCACGGCGTCTCGGCGACCGCTGCGGGCACGCACATGGCGCTGTTCCTGCTGATCGGGATGGGCGCCAGCCTGGGCACCGGGGCGCTCATGCACCGGCTGGGCGACCAGCGGCCCGTGGCCTTCGCGGGCAGCGCCCTGGCCCTGGCCACCTTCGCGGGGCTGGCCGCCGCGCCTGAGCTGACGCTGCTGTGGATCGTGCTCGGGTCGATCGGCTGCGGCAGCCTCATCGTCGTCGCGCTGTCCCTGTTCAGCCTCCGGTCCACCGACCACCGCCAGGCGGCGGCTCTGTCCGGGATGGCCCAGTCCGTGGGCTACGCGCTGGCCGCGATCGCCCCCGCCGTCTTCGGCGCCCTCTACGACGCCGGAGGGCGGTGGGAGCCGCCGCTGCTGCTCATGGCGGGTCTCATGGCGGTGCTGTGCGTCGTGGCCCTCTTCGCCGGGCGCGACCGCGTCATCGGGCCGGGCCGCTGAGCGGTCCGCGCCGCCCGTCACGGCGGAACGCCGCCCGGCCGCGGCGGCCGGGCGGCGTTCCGGTGGGGACTGCCGGGCGCCCGAGGGGCGCCGGAGCGGATCAGACCATGCGGCGCGGGGCGAACCACTCCTTGACCGGGGCCTTGAACGCGGTGACCAGCCACAGGACGTTCACCACGACCAGCACCAGCCCGAGGACCAGCAGGACGATCCCCAGCCCGCCGTAGGCCATCGCGCCGAGGAGGCCGATCAGCGTCCCGACCACGCTGAGGATGGACAGGACGATGCCCAGGACGCGGGCCCAGTTCTTGCCCTTCTTCAGGAACACGTAGACGAGGGCGTACAGGCCCAGGGCGATCACCAGCATCACGATGCCGGTGATCTGCCCGATGCCCGAGGCCTGGTCGGCCGCCGCGATCTGGTCGGCGGACAGGCCCATCTCCCGGTACATCTCGGTGGTGTCCACGGTGGTCGCGACGATGATCCCCACGATGTCGTTGAGGAGGTAGACGGCCGCGGAGACGAGGGTCAGGGTCAGGAGCCGCTTGACCTCGGGGGGCGCGGCGCCGGGGTGCCCGCCCTGATGGGCTCCGTACTGGTCGCCGCCGGCCTGGTACTGCGGCGGGCCGCCGCGGGCGCCCTCGGGCTGCTGGGGATAGGGGTTGCTCATGAGGATCTCCTTCGGTGGAACGGCAACGGCACAGGATGCGCCCTCCCATCCTCCCCCGCGGTGTGCGATCGCACCTCCGTCTTCAGGACGAGGCGTGTCCCCCGCCCCGGGCCCTGCGCCCTGGGGCCCGCGAGATCGCAGGTGTCGGCGACGGCGGCGCCCCCGGTCGCCGGCAGCTGCCATCTCGCGGGAGAAGGGAGGGGTCAGGTGGCGAGGGTCGCGTAGACCACGTAGTTGTCGTCGAACAGGCCGGTGGCGGGGTCGTAGCCGTCGCACGTGATCAGGCGCAGCTCCGCCCCGGCCGTGTTGCCGTAGACGGCCCGTGTGGGAAAGGCGTTCTTGGCGTGCTGCTCCCCGCGGTCGACGACGAACACCGCCGTGCTGCCGTCCGCCCGCGTGATCTCCACGGTGTCGCCGGGGGCCAGCCCGCGCAGCCCCGCGAAGACACCGGGCCCGCCGTCGGTCGCGTTGACGTGGCCGAGCAGGACGGCCGGCCCCCGCTCCCCCGGCGTGGGCGAGGACGTGTACCAGGAGGCCGGGGCCCCGGGGCCGGTCGGCGGCACCTCCAGCGACCCGTCCGGGCGCAGGCCCAGGTGCAGCAGCTCGGACGAGGCCCCCACCGCGGGGATCCGCACCGCCACGGGCGCGGACTCCGGCAGCACCGGCGGCAGCGCCTCGGGCGCCGGGGCGGCGGACGGTGCGGCAGCCGGTGTGGTGGGCGCGGCCGTCGCACCCGGCGCCGGCGTCCGCGCCGGCGCGGCGGACACCGCCGACGACGACGGGGCGGGGGGCTGCGCGGGGGACCCGCCCGCGCAGCCGCTGAGCAGCAGGAGGACGACCGCCGCAGGGACCAGGCGGCCCCTGCGGCGGTCGGCGGTCGGATCCGGCACGGGGACCGGTCCCTCCGCCCGGCCCGGCCTAGGCCCGGCCGGCACCGCGCCGGCGCACCGCCACCGCGGCGGCCGCCGCCGAGGCCACCGCCGCCAGGGCCAGACCGCCGGCGAGGACCGGGGCTCCGGAACCGGCGTCCACGGCGGCACCGGTGTCGGCGCCGCCCACGGGCACCTCGTCCACCTGGGTGTACGGGTCCTCGGCAGGCACTTCCCCGGGCACCTCGCCGGGCTGGGCGTCCGGCCCGGGGCCGGCGCCGGGGACCCAGTCGATGACGGTGTGGCTCCAGCCCCCCGATGCGTTCTCCACGGGGATGCGGGTGGGGTCGTAGGGCCACTCGGCGCTCTCGCACACGACGCCGTCGCCGTCGTCGTCGACGAGGCTCGTGCTGTAGCTGACGGAGCCCACCGGGATGTTGTGGACGCCGTACCCGGCGGCCGTGGCGCAGTCGGTGAAGACCATCGCGTCACCGGGCGCGGCCGTCGCCGGTCCCGCCGTCAGGACCACGAGCCCGATCACCGCCGCCGCCACGCCCGCTGCACTGTTCTTCATGGTGTTCCCTCGCTTCTGGGAGTGCTGATGTGCAAGCGCATCGTAGGAGGTTCACCACTGCAACGTCACGGGTCGGATAGTGATGCCGGCGTCCGCGCGGCGCGGCGGGCCCGGTTTCCGGCGGAAATCTGCCATTTCCGCTCTGACTGGTTGCATCGCGGTGCATTCTGTGAGTTTCATGACGCGGGCGCGGAACCGTCCGATCCTCGCCCATCCCCCTGGTCCGGGACAGGGCTGTGGCCGTCCCCGAGCGTCAGCCCGCTCGCGGCGGCTTCGTCGAGGACCAGCGTGGTCCGGGGGTGGAACTGCAGCACCGACGCCGGGCACCGGGCGGCCACCGGACCCTCCACGGCCGCGGCGACGGCCGCCGCCTTCCGCTCCCCCTGCGCGACCAGGAGCACCTGGCGTGCCTCGAGGATCGTGCCCAGCCCCTGGGTGAGGCAGTGGGTGGGGACGTCGTCGGGCCGGTCGAAGAAGCGGGCGTTGTCGGCGCGCGTCTGCGCGGATAGAGCCGCGACGCGGGTGCGGGAGGACAGCGACGAGATCGGTTCGTTGAAGCCGATGTGGCCGTTCGTGCCGATCCCCAGGACCTGGAGGTCGATGCCGCCGGCCGCGGCGATCGCCCGCTCGTACTCCTCGGCGGCCCCGCCCAGATCGGCGCGGGAGGCGTCGGGCACCCGGACCTGCTCCGGGGCCAGGCCGAAGGGCCGGACGACCTCCCGGTCCAGGTACGCGGCGTAGCTGCGCGGGTGCTCCGGCGGGAGACCGACGTACTCGTCGAGGGCGAAGCACGTGAGGTGCGAGAGGTCGAGCGATCCCTCGGCCCGGCGCCGGGCCAGCTCCCGGTAGATCCCGACCGGCGACGACCCGGTGGCCACCCCCAGCACGGTGTCCGGCTCTTGGGCGATCCGGCCGGCGACGACGTCGGCCGCGTACGTGGCGACGTCCGCGGCGGTCGGCACGATGACGATGTCCATGAGCTGCCCCTCCTCGTGCACTGGGAGGCCCATTGTCCTCGGACCGGTGGCAGGCGATCCAGCGGGGTTCAGGAGCCGGGGTCCAGCTGCGCGGCCGCGTGCCGGAGCACGGGACCGAAGTCCGGGCCGGCGCCGGGGCTCGCCGCCAGCGCCGCGACGTACAGGGCGGCCCAGGCGGCGGCGCGGCGCCACACGTCGTCGTCGTACCGGCCGGTGCTGTCCGTGACGGCGCGGAACGCGGAGCGCTGGTCCGCGTCGAAGGCCAGCCACGCGCCGGCGAGGTCGGACGCGGGGTCCCCGGCGCAGACGTCCCCGAAGTCGACGAGACCGGCCAGTCGCCCGCCCCGGTGCACGAGGTTCCAGGGGTGCGGGTCCCCGTGCAGCCAGACCGCCGGCCGTGACCACGGGGCGGCGCGCAGGCCGTCGTCGACGACGCCGCGGAGCCGCTCGGTGCGCCGCGCCCCGAGCAGCGCGGCCGCGGCCGGCCAGGACGGGGCCGCCGCGCGGAGCCGCGCGTCGAGCGGGACGCCCCGGTAGGGGTTGCGCGGGGCCTCCCCGGGTGCCGGCCGGTGCAGCGAGGACAGGGCCCGGGCCAGGTCCTCCGCGAGCCGCCCGCGCCGGGCGACCGGCAGGGTCGCGACGGCCTCGCCCTCGATCCACCGGACCACTGCCCAGGGCCACGGGTACCCGGCGCCGGGGACGCCGCGGAACACCGGCCGGGGCACGGCGATCCCCAGCGCGACCAGCGGTGCGCCGGCCACGGCCGTCCACCGCACCTCGTGGAGCAGGCACGGGACGGCGGCGCGGCGCACCGGCAGGCGCACCGCGTGGGCGGGGCCGAGCCGGAACAGCACGTTGTCCCAGCCCTGCGCCACCGGGGTCGGCGTCTGGTCCAGGAGCTCGCGGAGCTCCCGCGGCAGCTGCGCCGCCAGCAGGCGGCGCACCTGGGCGGCCGTCGGCTGCACCTCGACCTCGGGCATCGTCCACCCCTCCTCCCGGCTGCGTCGGCTCGGGCGCACCCCGATCCAGGCTGCCGGACCCGGGACCCGGTGCGGGGGGTCCGGCAGAAAAAAACATCGCCACCCGGCCGGAGCCGGGTGGCGATGTCAGGTCGACGCCGGGGCGTTCAGCCCCGCGCCGGAGATCTCACGAGGAGATCAGAGCGTGATCACGCAAGCACGGTGATGTTCGCGGCCTGGGGGCCCTTGGGGCCGTCCTGGGTCTCGAACTCGACGCGCTGGTTCTCCTCGAGGGAGCGGAATCCGCCGGAGTTGATCGCGGAGAAGTGCGCGAACACGTCCTTGGAGCCGTCCTCGGGGGTGATGAAGCCGAAGCCCTTGTCGGCGTTGAACCACTTCACGGTGCCAGTAGTCATGGGGAACCTGTCTTTCTGGGAAACGGAGCGTCCCCGGCGATCGGGGTGCTCGGGCGTTGCGATGCCTGCCAAAACGTCTTCTCAGAAAAACTGCTGCGCCCGATGTCCGGGCGAACTGCTTGAACTGCAAGAACGAAACTTCAACAACTGGTGATGACTCTACAGGTGTTCGGGGAAAAGCACAGTGACGGGCCCCACTGCCCCCGCGGACACCCCGAGATCGCCGGGGGATCGCCCCGAGGCCGTTCCCACGGGCGCGTCGCGTCCATAGGCTGTGACCATGGCCACACCTGAGACCCGCACCCGGCCCACCGTCAACTCGGACATGGGCGAGGGGATCGGCCTGCACCGCTTCGGCAACGACCCGGAGCTGCTGCAGGTCGTGGACCTCGCCAACGTCGCCTGTGGCTTCCACGCCGGGGACCCGGACATCATGTCCGCCACCGTGGCCGCCGCCGTGGCCCACGACGTCGCGATCGGCGCCCACCCCTCCCTGCCCGACCAGTGGGGCTTCGGCCGCCGCGCCATGGTGCTCGCCCCGGAGGAGGTCGAGTCCCTGGTCCGCTACCAGGTGGGCGCCCTCACCGGCTTCCTGCTCCAGCACGGGGCGGACCTGCACCACCTCAAGCCGCACGGCTCGCTCTACGGGATGGTCGCCAAGGACCCGGCGCTCATGGAGGCGGTGGCGGCGGTGGCCGCCGACTACCGCGTGCCCGTGCTCGGCATGGCCGGCACCGCCCACGAGTCCGTGTGCGCCGAGCGCGGCGTGCCGTTCGTGGCCGAGCTCTACGTGGACCTCGACTACAACGCCGAGGGCGGGCTGATCATCCAGCGCACGCCCCACGCCACCGACCCGCGCGCCGCCGCGGACCGGGTGGCGCAGGCCCTGGCCGAGGGGGTCGTGCGGGCCGAGGACGGCACGGAGCTGCCGATGCGCTTCGAGTCGGTCTGCGTGCACTCCGACGCCCCGGGGGCGCCCGCGGTGGCCCGCGCCGTCCGCGCGGCGATCGACGCCCACGCGGCGACGGGCACCTGACCCGCCCGGCCGCCGTCGTCCCGGCCTTCCGACCCGGACCCGGTGCCCGCCGACCCCACGTCTCCCCACCCGAC is from Kocuria rosea and encodes:
- the araB gene encoding ribulokinase encodes the protein MSQPSPDPTYVIGVDYGTLSGRAVVVRVHDGAEMGSAVHEYEHGVMDTVLAATGEALPPEWALQVPADYVDVLRHAVPAAVRAAGVDPSAVVGVGTDFTACTMVPVRADGTPLNELPGLAGRPHAYVKLWRHHAAQGQADRINDLAARRGERWLARYGGLISSEWEFAKGLQLLEEDPELYHLMDHWVEAADWIVWQLTGSYVRNACSAGYKGILQDGEYPDREFLGALNPGFADFAQDKVDHPIGALGTAAGTLSAQAAEWTGLPAGIAVAVGNVDAHVSAPAARATAPGQMVAIMGTSTCHVMSSDTLREVPGMCGVVDGGIIDGFYGYEAGQSGVGDIFGWFTAHFVPGRLQEEAAERGLSVHELLTEQASREPVGAHGLLALDWQSGNRSVLVDHELSGLLVGLTLATRPHEVYRALLEATAFGTRTIVEAFAASGIPVTEFVAAGGLIKNAFLMQIYADVLGMPISVIGSDQGPALGSAIHAAVAAGAYPDVRTAAAAMGRLERNAYTPNPAHTEAYSVLYEDYTALHDHFGRGGSDVMRRLKALRRNARSTQEVSA
- a CDS encoding LacI family DNA-binding transcriptional regulator, with protein sequence MTVEGGANSARPPRAPNIRDVARAAGVSHQTVSRVINGHPALRDSTRQRVLQAMEELRFRPNRAARALVTSESRTIGALVSSGAEYGPSASLRAVETAADEAGYVVDTAHIDHADRASIESALDRMVGHAVEGLVILAPQSRTLEVIEQLSIRIPFVTVHSLHSEDHRMSVDQLAGARLATRHLLELGHHRVVHVPGPEGWVETDARRQGYREEMTAWGFEPVVVPAGAWTADSGYRAGLGLRGRRGLSAVFCGNDHIALGLVHAFAEAGLGVPGDVSVVGFDDVPEAAHFLPPLTTVRQDFPELGRRCMAVLLAELRGEQPVRPGDVEPVLVVRESTAAPAADQG
- a CDS encoding aldo/keto reductase, with product MEQRTLGRTGRKVSTVGLGTWQLGADWGDVDPAEATAVLEAAVESGVTFFDTADVYGDGRSEQTIGAFLRERPDLDITVATKMGRRADQVPENYTLANFRQWVDRSRRNLGTDTLDLVQLHCPPTPVYSDQEVYDALDTLVQEGAIRHYGVSVERTDEALAAIARGSTATVQIILNAFRLKPLDAVLPAAKEAGVGIIARVPLASGLLSGKYTADTRFAADDHRNYNRGGEAFDVGETFSGVDFQRGLEAVREFAGLLPDGVTTAQAAIAWIIAQDGVSTVIPGARSVEQVRGNASAADTGDLGREIDAGVRRIYDAYFRADIHPRW
- a CDS encoding SDR family NAD(P)-dependent oxidoreductase, with the translated sequence MTETIAFPAERTAVLTGAASPRGIGRATADLLASQGWNVAVLDIDGEAAAEAAQDIAGRHGVQALGLRTDVSDQASVDESVARVEAELPPIVALVNLAGISSPTEFMQETREAWDRVFAINMTGTFMMTQRVLAGMIERKLGRVVSVSSISAQRGGGTYSKVAYSASKAAIIGFTRAVAREMGEHGITVNCIAPGPVDTDIMGGTLSDERKADMSKDILVGRVGTVRDMAALLAFLVGQDAGFITAATYDINGGLQIS
- a CDS encoding FadR/GntR family transcriptional regulator: MARKSLVEAVAEDLLERILEGEVGAHEALPPEAEIARESDVSRLTVREALKALQAQNIVYVRRGLGTYVNPPDAWTGLEAILKAASRGATSHQVALRLLEVRRMVETGSAELAAVHVTPEDLAAMETAVRDLQRAHEAQDLDEVTRADMAFHDVVLRASGNPFVSVLLAQLSQLLYAERRATSAFPEVQRHAIEHHRLVLEAIGTRDPETARKAMEAHIDQTYADYEHYIGGGTAPGGPDPATGPFPHSTGDD